A single window of Plectropomus leopardus isolate mb chromosome 12, YSFRI_Pleo_2.0, whole genome shotgun sequence DNA harbors:
- the LOC121951699 gene encoding protein starmaker-like isoform X5 yields the protein MDRYDNLDLDLECEGGGVAQKAALFGGMFKRSTKSAEPLLPAQDSLSVSSELSKSNDSLTDNSNKEKGGVFKGMFKKTTKAAKEDQPQGSLSVANPELSVSSDSLTENKSSKEKSGVFGGILKRSPKPGHARRPSLDFLDVEFTTSNDSLSENPTAKETGGMFSGMFKKPSKAFGVRTQSQEDLSAPSELSGSKDNLSVNSNTKETGGVFSGMFKKSPKPSGAKTQSQEDLSAASELSGSKDSLSVNSNTKETGGVFSGMFKKSPKPSGAKTQSQDDLSADSELSGSKDNLSVNSNTKETGGVFSGMFKKSPKPLEVRTKSQEDLSAASELSGSKDNLSVNSNTKETGGMFSGIFKKPKPLGARTKSQDDLSAASELSGSNDNLSENTKDKGGIFSGVFKKKIAKSQSQDDLSLDGELSASSENLVEKSSKGGAPTKTRRNPFTSQAQDKEKTEHSGDSNENTSTTEKPKAKQNGFSAMMKSTFYTDKQEKNSGSDSEEILDSGETQPSNKQNKFSEAMEKLNPFRSANKHEKHSSSDDEDPPASSEKSSGNKQKDAIDAEKLKDNEKQVEEKPKPVKSHMTQQERKERGETPTVPPRPTKEEQGKTVRQKQRSSHQSQSDNEGPKEGDEGSPQETKTTKVKKPKHPNPFMPRTGPKLQAPSDDEGLKEEDDDDSSSKEEQIDEEGTDKKKTKVKKPKRHNPFMPRVKGRVMQKRAQDGAAGNTAENEGGNRSLFDQLDDFRTDPSQPEDERDVDLMEWWNTVESWEDTPQDDDMTEKEEAKAFTVTAEKVQKGIRVFNKLFSERAESLWQHVIDLNGIADGLDKFSKNTKIAQITGGSTSAIGGVATIAGLALAPVTMGTSLIVTAVGLGVATAGGLTSAGAGISNQVNNSMDRKKVERIVQDYQDKMVDLNKCLKFIKQGIENLKRFDLIKMKNKAYNRDFPVLNSNFYEDGAMAGKAILISANEIMRVVQIANVAGSTAARAVQIASMATGVLTGLFVGMDIYFVAKDSKELKKGAKSEFAAKIREVATQLHDGLVELNSIREELQTTAPENSSAQFNTAAPDTDKKEKEDKYDSSSDDEIARIKKAIKEEYENREYV from the exons ATG GATCGATACGATAACCTGGATTTGGATTTGGAGTGTGAAGGAGGAGGTGTAGCT CAAAAAGCAGCGTTATTTGGTGGGATGTTTAAAAGATCCACCAAGTCTGCAGAACCACTTCTCCCAGCACAG GACAGTTTATCAGTCAGCAGTGAACTTTCGAAGAGCAACGATAGTCTGACTGACAACAGCAACAAG gaGAAAGGAGGTGTGTTTAAAGGAATGTTTAAGAAGACGACCAAAGCTGCCAAAGAAGACCAGCCACAG GGTTCCCTCTCAGTAGCCAATCCTGAACTGTCCGTCAGTAGTGACAGTTTAACAGAAAACAAGTCATCAAAG GAAAAATCAGGCGTGTTTGGAGGGATTCTGAAGCGATCTCCTAAACCAGGACATGCCCGGAGGCCTTCACTG GATTTTTTGGACGTGGAGTTTACAACCAGCAATGACAGTCTGTCTGAGAACCCAACAGCTAAA GAGACAGGAGGGATGTTCAGTGGGATGtttaaaaaaccctcaaaagCTTTTGGAGTGAGGACGCAATCTCAG gAGGATTTGTCTGCACCCAGCGAGCTATCAGGGAGCAAAGACAATCTGTCTGTGAATAGCAACACTAAG GAGACAGGAGGTGTGTTCAGTGGGATgtttaaaaaatccccaaagcCTTCTGGAGCAAAGACACAATCTCAG gaGGATTTATCTGCAGCCAGCGAGCTCTCAGGCAGCAAGGACAGTCTTTCTGTGAATAGCAACACCAAG gagaCAGGAGGGGTGTTCAGTGGGATgtttaaaaaatccccaaagcCTTCTGGAGCAAAGACACAATCTCAG gatGATTTATCCGCAGACAGCGAGCTCTCAGGCAGCAAAGACAATCTTTCTGTGAATAGCAACACTAAG GAGACAGGAGGGGTGTTCAGTGGGATgtttaaaaaatccccaaagcCTCTTGAAGTGAGGACAAAATCACAG GAGGATTTGTCTGCCGCCAGCGAGCTCTCAGGCAGCAAAGACAATCTCTCTGTGAATAGCAACACAAAG GAGACAGGAGGGATGTTCAGTGGGATATTCAAAAAGCCAAAGCCTCTTGGAGCAAGGACAAAATCTCAG GATGATTTGTCTGCAGCCAGCGAGCTCTCAGGCAGCAATGACAATCTGTCTGAAAACACTAAG GACAAAGGAGGAATCTTTAGTGGtgtgttcaagaaaaaaatcgcCAAATCTCAGTCTCAG GATGATTTGTCATTGGATGGTGAACTCTCTGCCAGCAGTGAAAATCTCGTTGAAAAGTCTTCAAAG GGTGGGGCACCAACAAAGACCCGCAGGAATCCTTTCACCTCCCAAGCTCAG GATAAAGAAAAGACTGAACACTCAGGAGACTCAAATGAGAATACCTCGACTACAGAGAAGCCCAAAGCAAAGCAG aATGGTTTTAGTGCGATGATGAAGAGCACATTTTACACTGACAAGCAG GAGAAGAACTCTGGCTCTGACTCTGAGGAGATATTGGACAGCGGAGAGACCCAGCCCAGCAACAAACAG AACAAATTTTCTGAGGCGATGGAAAAACTGAACCCATTTCGATCTGCAAACAAA catgaaaaacatTCAAGCTCAGATGACGAGGATCCACCTGCGAGCAGCGAGAAGTCATCAGGCAACAAACAG AAAGACGCCATAGACGCGGAAAAGCTCAAGGACAATGAGAAACAAGTGGAAGAAAAGCCAAAACCG GTGAAGAGCCACATGACTCAgcaagagaggaaggaaagaggtGAAACTCCAACTGTCCCACCCAGACCTACTAAAGAG GAGCAGGGCAAAACAGTGAGACAAAAGCAGAGGAGCAGCCATCAG AGCCAATCGGACAATGAAGGCCCCAAAGAAGGAGACGAGGGAAGCCCTCAAGAAACCAAAACT acCAAGgtgaaaaaacccaaacacccTAATCCGTTCATGCCACGTACTGGACCCAAG CTTCAAGCTCCGTCTGATGATGAAGGGCTGAAAGAAGAAGACGATGATGATTCTTCATCCAAAGAGGAACAGATTGATGAGGAGGGCACGGACAAAAAGAAG accaAAGTCAAGAAACCCAAGAGACACAATCCTTTCATGCCAAGGGTCAAG GGCAGAGTTATGCAGAAGAGAGCACAGGACGGAGCTGCTGGCAACACAGCAGAg AATGAAGGAGGAAACAGATCTTTGTTTGACCAGCTGGATGACTTTCGTACTGACCCATCACAGCCTGAGGACGAACGG GATGTGGATCTTATGGAGTGGTGGAATACAGTCGAGT CTTGGGAGGACACGCCTCAAGATGAtgacatgacagaaaaagaagaggcCAA GGCGTTTACTGTGACGGCAGAGAAGGTGCAGAAAGGCATCCGTGTCTTCAACAAACTTTTCTCAGAGCGCGCGGAAAGCCTCTGGCAGCACGTCATCGACCTCAATGGCATCGCAGACGGTCTGGACAAGTTCAGCAAGAACACAAAGATCGCTCAAATCACCGGCGGCTCCACAAGCGCCATTGGGGGTGTAGCCACCATTGCCGGCCTCGCTCTGGCCCCGGTCACCATGGGAACCTCCTTGATTGTGACAGCTGTGGGACTGGGTGTTGCCACGGCGGGAGGACTGACATCAGCAGGCGCCGGCATCTCCAACCAGGTCAACAATTCGATGGACCGCAAGAAGGTGGAGAGGATTGTGCAGGATTATCAGGATAAGATGGTCGACCTCAACAAGTGCCTTAAGTTCATCAAGCAGGGTATCGAGAACCTGAAGAGGTTCGACCTAATCAAGATGAAAAATAAGGCCTACAACCGTGACTTTCCTGTGCTTAATAGTAATTTCTATGAAGACGGCGCCATGGCAGGAAAGGCAATCCTCATCAGTGCTAATGAGATTATGCGTGTGGTGCAGATCGCTAATGTGGCGGGCAGCACAGCAGCCAGAGCGGTCCAGATCGCCAGTATGGCCACAGGTGTTCTCACCGGACTGTTTGTAGGTATGGACATCTACTTTGTAGCCAAAGACTCCAAAGAACTCAAGAAAGGGGCCAAATCAGAGTTTGCAGCCAAAATCAGGGAGGTGGCGACGCAGCTGCACGACGGCCTGGTGGAGCTCAACAGCATCCGAGAAGAGCTGCAGACCACGGCACCAGAAAACAGTTCAGCACAATTCAACACAGCTGCTCCAGACactgacaaaaaagagaaagaggacaaATATGACAGTTCGAGTGACGATGAAATCGCCCGCATTAAAAAAGCCATCAAAGAAGAGTATGAGAACCGAGAATATGTCTga